Proteins encoded by one window of Haliotis asinina isolate JCU_RB_2024 chromosome 6, JCU_Hal_asi_v2, whole genome shotgun sequence:
- the LOC137287328 gene encoding uncharacterized protein, with amino-acid sequence MFLQCPRYCFRTMSQLLYLLLLAITFSHFTAGRKLWNSKNPKGNTIWRGNWNLDRTTYRGQESVSAEPNPDGSNNKVNAVYLSQGSYGLTDLFSGAEFYSAPLEPRECLTLSYKVRFDDNFDFAYGGKLPGLYGGGVNCTAGGDPGKDCFTSRFIWRTGGMGGVALYTTAQQTPGFCATEGVECNDAWGHRLGSGSFQFQTGIWYTIQQTVLLNTPGQADGYVRIVVGGVGKVFDVRNVVIRESLDVKVDGILFSNYFGGTSSCSGSPVDTYAYFRYFVLKDNFC; translated from the exons ATGTTTTTGCAATGCCCGCGTTACTGTTTCAGAACGATGTCTCAGCTGCTTTACCTCCTTCTGCTTGCCATCAccttcagtcatttcacag CTGGTAGAAAACTCTGGAACTCTAAGAACCCAAAAGGCAACACAATATGGCGGGGGAACTGGAATCTGGACAGAACCACGTACAGGGGTCAGGAGTCGGTGTCTGCTGAACCCAACCCCGACGGCAGTAACAACAAAGTCAACGCCGTCTACCTCTCCCAGGGATCCTACGGCCTCACCGATCTCTTTAGTGGAGCCGAATTCTATTCCGCTCCTTTAGAGCCCAGGGAGTGCTTGACCCTAAGCTACAAGGTGCGATTCGACGACAACTTTGACTTCGCCTACGGTGGAAAGTTGCCGGGTCTGTACGGGGGCGGGGTCAACTGTACGGCGGGAGGGGACCCAGGCAAGGATTGTTTCACGTCCCGCTTTATCTGGAGGACAGGTGGAATGGGTGGAGTGGCACTCTATACCACAGCTCAACAGACGCCGGGGTTCTGTGCCACTGAAGGTGTGGAGTGTAACGACGCTTGGGGACACCGACTTGGCAGCGGAAGTTTCCAGTTCCAGACCGGAATCTGGTACACAATCCAACAAACGGTTCTTCTGAACACCCCCGGACAGGCTGACGGCTACGTTCGGATCGTTGTTGGGGGCGTTGGTAAAGTGTTTGACGTCAGAAACGTTGTAATCAGAGAGTCCTTGGATGTGAAAGTCGACGGCATTCTGTTTTCGAATTATTTCGGCGGAACATCGTCATGTTCCGGAAGTCCCGTCGATACCtatgcttacttccggtacttTGTCCTGAAGGACAACTTCTGCTAG
- the LOC137287956 gene encoding uncharacterized protein, with amino-acid sequence MTMTLTMMLLFLLGCCVSHIDGVKLWASSNPQAGNMWRGGWNIHQDTYMGGDSASAVSNPDGRTSKVHEIFFKQGSYALTGPNSGTQFYASPIASRDCLTLQYKVFFPPGFNFAYGGKMPGLYGGGINCTAGGDPGKDCFTARLIWRTDGMGGVSLFAPEVAQQGEFCSSADVDCNQDWGHKLGKNSFFFQENTWYTMFMTVRLNTPGQANGYIRLASNVLGLMFEVNDVMIRNTADVQIDGIFFSTFFGGNSACSASPVDQNVYFIAFRLKDNFC; translated from the exons ATGACGATGACGCTGACGATGATGCTGCTGTTCCTGCTGGGGTGTTGTGTCTCTCACATAG ATGGCGTAAAACTTTGGGCATCGAGCAATCCACAGGCAGGCAACATGTGGCGCGGCGGATGGAACATACACCAAGATACCTACATGGGAGGGGACTCCGCCTCCGCAGTGTCCAACCCTGACGGTCGCACCAGCAAAGTTCACGAAATCTTCTTCAAACAAGGTTCATACGCTTTGACTGGTCCGAACAGCGGCACCCAGTTCTACGCCAGCCCGATTGCTTCCAGAGATTGCCTCACCCTCCAGTACAAGGTCTTCTTCCCCCCAGGGTTCAACTTCGCCTACGGTGGAAAGATGCCGGGACTGTACGGAGGGGGGATCAACTGTACGGCTGGAGGGGACCCAGGTAAGGACTGTTTCACGGCCCGATTGATCTGGAGAACCGATGGCATGGGAGGAGTCAGCCTCTTCGCTCCTGAAGTCGCCCAGCAAGGAGAATTCTGCAGCTCAGCCGATGTTGATTGTAATCAGGACTGGGGTCACAAACTTGGGAAAAACAGCTTCTTTTTCCAGGAAAATACATGGTACACCATGTTTATGACCGTTCGCCTCAACACCCCCGGACAGGCTAACGGCTACATCCGGCTCGCGTCAAATGTCCTCGGTTTGATGTTTGAGGTTAATGACGTCATGATCAGGAACACCGCTGATGTTCAAATCGACGGGATCTTCTTTTCGACTTTCTTCGGCGGCAATTCGGCTTGTTCCGCCAGCCCAGTCGACCAGAATGTCTATTTCATTGCCTTCCGCCTCAAGGATAACTTCTGTTAA